The Suncus etruscus isolate mSunEtr1 chromosome 7, mSunEtr1.pri.cur, whole genome shotgun sequence genome includes a window with the following:
- the CHL1 gene encoding neural cell adhesion molecule L1-like protein isoform X3: MGTAWQKSEFILSVCVFLLRVCMATEIPLSVQQVPTITKQPKDQVAFPFDEYFQIECEAKGNPKPIFTWTRNGKPFNLSSEPRIILSNGSGTFRIPNEGHITHFQGRYRCFASNTLGVAMSEEIQFIVPNVPKFPKEQLEPLEVEEGDPIVLQCSPPSGLPPLHIYWMNIELEHIQQDERVYMSQQGDLYFANVEEQDSRNDYCCFAAFPRLRTIVQKMPMKLTVNSLKHANESSSSTEVGSWANSIKQRGPRLLLPPAPSGSMSFLTVLKGDPLVLECFAEGLPTPKVEWSKMGGDLPKGREMKENYGKTLKIEDISFRDKGTYRCTANNALGSATHDFHVTVEEPPRWTKKPQSGVYSRGSSGILLCEAEGEPKPTITWKVNGAPIEKNPFPSDVVSSGEISFTDLQPNHTAVYQCEATNEHGTLLASANIDVLDVLPLIETEDGEIYLAVLGSSVLLHCQFFASPAAIVTWQTAEEAAPLVGSRYQVYDNGSLLIRDVREDDAGAYSCWVENAQGKTAITASVDVRNATKLRVSPLNPRVPRTHVLTLLCASQCDAHLRDSLQLSWTRDGEALGDNGTDDGRVLIDGANLTITNVTLEDEGTYSCWAHTALDSASDATRVTVLDVPDPPGHLHLSERQNRSVRLSWKAGDAHNSPISEYIVEFEGNREEPGRWVELTRVPGGDTEALLSLAPYVKYQFRVIALNAVGSSRPSRPSEHHQTPPAAPDKNPQNIYVQASQPKELIIRWEPLKPLEQNGPGLEYRVAWRPQGAPVEWEEETVTNHSLRVMTSAVYAPYEVQVQAINQLGAGPEPQAVTLYSGEDYPDAAPVIHRVDVVNSTLARVAWSSIPKEHVHGQLKGYQVNWWKTKNLLDGSVPPRTVSVLKFEGPRTHGMVPALEAFSEFHLTVLAYNSKGSGPESEPYVFHTPEGVPEKPAFLKVLKVDKDTVSLSWGLPKKLNGNLTRYLLQYQIINGTSDVGELREVNITVLPILHWRLSDLYAATKYKFYLRACTAKGCGNPTMEESATLSEGEYAGLYEDISTQGWFIGLMCAVALLTLTLLTVCFVKRNRGGKYSVKEKEDLHPDPEAQSAKDETFGEYSDSDEKPLKGSTRSLSAALHAAESSDSLAEYGEGAQGLFQEDGSFIGAYTGAKDKGSVDSTASSSATFPLRA; this comes from the exons CCAATGGCTCAGGGACTTTCAGGATCCCCAATGAAGGCCACATCACACACTTCCAGGGAAGATACCGCTGCTTTGCTTCTAACACACTGGGAGTCGCTATGTCAGAAGAGATACAATTTATTGTTCCAA ATGTTCCAAAGTTTCCCAAAGAGCAGCTGGAACCCCTGGAAGTTGAGGAGGGTGACCCAATTGTCCTTCAGTGTAGCCCTCCTAGTGGACTTCCACCCCTCCACATCTACTGGATGAACATTG AGCTGGAGCACATTCAACAAGACGAGAGAGTctacatgagtcagcagggggaCCTGTACTTTGCCAACGTGGAGGAGCAAGACAGCCGCAATGACTATTGCTGCTTTGCTGCTTTCCCCAGGCTCAGGACCATCGTGCAGAAAATGCCCATGAAGCTCACGGTCAACAGCT TAAAGCATGCTAATGAGTCCAGTTCTTCCACAGAAGTGGGTTCCTGGG CCAACTCCATCAAGCAGAGAGGACCCAGGCTGCTGCTGCCCCCTGCCCCGAGTGGCAGCATGTCCTTTCTCACTGTCCTTAAAGGGGATCCCCTGGTGCTGGAGTGCTTCGCTGAAGGCCT GCCAACCCCAAAAGTGGAATGGAGTAAAATGGGAGGTGATTTACCAAAGGGacgagaaatgaaagaaaattatggcAAGACATTGAAAATCGAGGACATCTCTTTCCGAGACAAAGGGACTTACCGATGCACAGCCAACAATGCCTTGGGTTCTGCTACACATGACTTTCATGTCACTGTGGAAG AGCCCCCCCGCTGGACCAAGAAGCCACAGAGCGGCGTATACAGCAGGGGCAGCAGCGGAATCTTGCTGTGTGAGGCCGAGGGCGAGCCGAAGCCCACCATCACCTGGAAAGTGAATGGGGCCCCAATAGAAA AAAATCCATTTCCCAGCGATGTCGTCTCCTCTGGAGAGATCAGCTTCACTGACCTGCAGCCCAACCACACAGCTGTGTATCAGTGTGAGGCCACCAATGAACATGGCACACTCCTGGCCAGTGCCAACATCGACGTCCTGG ATGTCCTCCCGCTGATCGAGACTGAGGATGGTGAGATTTACCTTGCGGTGCTGGGGTCCAGTGTGCTCCTGCACTGCCAGTTTTTTGCTTCACCTGCAGCCATTGTGACTTG GCAGACTGCAGAGGAGGCAGCACCACTGGTGGGCTCAAGGTACCAAGTATATGACAATGGCAGCCTGCTCATCCGAGATGTGCGGGAAGATGATGCGGGTGCCTACTCCTGCTGGGTGGAGAATGCACAGGGCAAGACAGCCATCACGGCCAGCGTGGATGTCAGGA ATGCTACGAAGCTGAGGGTGTCACCACTGAACCCACGAGTACCCCGGACACATGTCCTTACCCTGCTCTGTGCCAGTCAGTGTGATGCCCACCTGAGGGACTCGCTGCAACTGTCCTGGACCAGAGATGGGGAGGCCCTTGGTGACAATGGCACAGATGATGGCAG GGTGCTCATTGACGGGGCCAACCTGACCATCACCAATGTGACTCTGGAGGATGAGGGTACCTACTCGTGCTGGGCTCACACTGCACTGGACAGCGCCTCAGATGCCACCCGGGTCACAGTCCTCG ATGTGCCCGACCCCCCTGGACATCTGCACTTGTCTGAGCGACAGAACAGGAGTGTCCGGCTGAGCTGGAAGGCAGGGGACGCCCACAATAGCCCCATCTCAG agTATATTGTAGAATTTGAAGGGAACCGAGAAGAGCCAGGCCGCTGGGTGGAGCTGACCCGGGTCCCAGGTGGGGACACTGAGGCACTGCTGTCCTTGGCTCCCTACGTGAAGTACCAGTTCAGGGTGATAGCCCTGAATGCAGTGGGTAGTAGTCGCCCAAGCCGGCCATCGGAACATCACCAGACACCGCCCGCAG CTCCTGACAAGAATCCACAGAACATCTATGTGCAGGCATCTCAGCCTAAAGAGCTGATCATCAGATGGGAG CCTCTGAAGCCCTTGGAGCAGAATGGTCCAGGACTGGAGTACAGAGTGGCCTGGAGGCCTCAGGGCGCCCCTGTGGAGTGGGAAGAGGAGACAGTCACCAACCACTCCCTACGTGTGATGACCTCAGCCGTCTATGCCCCATATGAGGTCCAGGTTCAGGCTATCAATCAGCTTGGTGCTGGTCCAGAGCCACAAGCCGTGACGCTCTACTCAGGAGAAGATT ATCCTGATGCAGCTCCAGTGATCCACAGAGTAGACGTGGTCAACAGCACATTGGCAAGAGTGGCTTGGTCATCCATCCCTAAAGAACATGTGCATGGACAGCTGAAAGGGTACCAG GTGAACTGGTGGAAAACCAAGAATCTACTAGATGGGAGTGTCCCCCCTCGAACAGTGAGTGTACTAAAGTTTGAGGGGCCACGGACACATGGCATGGTGCCTGCCTTGGAGGCCTTCAGCGAGTTCCACCTGACAGTCTTAGCCTATAACTCCAAGGGATCAGGCCCTGAGAGTGAACCCTATGTGTTCCATACCCCAGAAGGAG tACCTGAGAAGCCAGCCTTTCTTAAGGTCCTCAAGGTGGACAAAGACACAGTTTCACTCTCCTGGGGGCTCCCAAAGAAGCTGAATGGGAACCTCACTAGATATTTGCTGCAGTATCAGATAA TTAATGGTACTTCTGATGTTGGAGAGCTTCGGGAAGTCAACATCACAGTGCTGCCTATACTCCACTGGCGTCTCTCTGACCTCTATGCCGCCACCAAGTACAAGTTCTACCTGAGGGCATGCACAGCCAAAGGCTGTGGGAACCCCACCATGGAAGAGAGTGCTACATTGTCAGAGGGGG AGTATGCTGGCCTGTATGAAGACATCTCGACGCAGGGCTGGTTCATTGGGCTGATGTGTGCTGTAGCCTTGCTCACACTTACCCTCCTCACCGTGTGCTTCGTGAAGAGGAACCGGGGTGGGAAATATTCAG TGAAGGAGAAGGAGGACCTGCACCCAGACCCAGAGGCACAGTCAGCCAAGGATGAGACCTTTGGGGAATATAG TGACAGTGATGAGAAGCCCCTGAAGGGAAGCACACGCTCACTATCTGCAGCCCTGCATGCAGCCGAGAGCTCTGACAGCCTGGCCGAGTATGGCGAaggtgcacagggcttattccaggaGGATGGCTCCTTCATAGGCGCCTACACTGGTGCCAAGGACAAGGGCTCGGTGGACAGCACAGCCAGTTCTTCAGCCACCTTCCCCCTTCGAGCCTGA
- the CHL1 gene encoding neural cell adhesion molecule L1-like protein isoform X2, which produces MGTAWQKSEFILSVCVFLLRVCMATEIPLSVQQVPTITKQPKDQVAFPFDEYFQIECEAKGNPKPIFTWTRNGKPFNLSSEPRIILSNGSGTFRIPNEGHITHFQGRYRCFASNTLGVAMSEEIQFIVPNVPKFPKEQLEPLEVEEGDPIVLQCSPPSGLPPLHIYWMNIELEHIQQDERVYMSQQGDLYFANVEEQDSRNDYCCFAAFPRLRTIVQKMPMKLTVNSSNSIKQRGPRLLLPPAPSGSMSFLTVLKGDPLVLECFAEGLPTPKVEWSKMGGDLPKGREMKENYGKTLKIEDISFRDKGTYRCTANNALGSATHDFHVTVEEPPRWTKKPQSGVYSRGSSGILLCEAEGEPKPTITWKVNGAPIEKNPFPSDVVSSGEISFTDLQPNHTAVYQCEATNEHGTLLASANIDVLDVLPLIETEDGEIYLAVLGSSVLLHCQFFASPAAIVTWQTAEEAAPLVGSRYQVYDNGSLLIRDVREDDAGAYSCWVENAQGKTAITASVDVRNATKLRVSPLNPRVPRTHVLTLLCASQCDAHLRDSLQLSWTRDGEALGDNGTDDGRVLIDGANLTITNVTLEDEGTYSCWAHTALDSASDATRVTVLDVPDPPGHLHLSERQNRSVRLSWKAGDAHNSPISEYIVEFEGNREEPGRWVELTRVPGGDTEALLSLAPYVKYQFRVIALNAVGSSRPSRPSEHHQTPPAAPDKNPQNIYVQASQPKELIIRWEPLKPLEQNGPGLEYRVAWRPQGAPVEWEEETVTNHSLRVMTSAVYAPYEVQVQAINQLGAGPEPQAVTLYSGEDYPDAAPVIHRVDVVNSTLARVAWSSIPKEHVHGQLKGYQVNWWKTKNLLDGSVPPRTVSVLKFEGPRTHGMVPALEAFSEFHLTVLAYNSKGSGPESEPYVFHTPEGVPEKPAFLKVLKVDKDTVSLSWGLPKKLNGNLTRYLLQYQIINGTSDVGELREVNITVLPILHWRLSDLYAATKYKFYLRACTAKGCGNPTMEESATLSEGGKSIGKSSEGINITQKSHLGEAFEPGAEHIVRLLTKNWVDNNSIFEDVIESRGREYAGLYEDISTQGWFIGLMCAVALLTLTLLTVCFVKRNRGGKYSVKEKEDLHPDPEAQSAKDETFGEYSDSDEKPLKGSTRSLSAALHAAESSDSLAEYGEGAQGLFQEDGSFIGAYTGAKDKGSVDSTASSSATFPLRA; this is translated from the exons CCAATGGCTCAGGGACTTTCAGGATCCCCAATGAAGGCCACATCACACACTTCCAGGGAAGATACCGCTGCTTTGCTTCTAACACACTGGGAGTCGCTATGTCAGAAGAGATACAATTTATTGTTCCAA ATGTTCCAAAGTTTCCCAAAGAGCAGCTGGAACCCCTGGAAGTTGAGGAGGGTGACCCAATTGTCCTTCAGTGTAGCCCTCCTAGTGGACTTCCACCCCTCCACATCTACTGGATGAACATTG AGCTGGAGCACATTCAACAAGACGAGAGAGTctacatgagtcagcagggggaCCTGTACTTTGCCAACGTGGAGGAGCAAGACAGCCGCAATGACTATTGCTGCTTTGCTGCTTTCCCCAGGCTCAGGACCATCGTGCAGAAAATGCCCATGAAGCTCACGGTCAACAGCT CCAACTCCATCAAGCAGAGAGGACCCAGGCTGCTGCTGCCCCCTGCCCCGAGTGGCAGCATGTCCTTTCTCACTGTCCTTAAAGGGGATCCCCTGGTGCTGGAGTGCTTCGCTGAAGGCCT GCCAACCCCAAAAGTGGAATGGAGTAAAATGGGAGGTGATTTACCAAAGGGacgagaaatgaaagaaaattatggcAAGACATTGAAAATCGAGGACATCTCTTTCCGAGACAAAGGGACTTACCGATGCACAGCCAACAATGCCTTGGGTTCTGCTACACATGACTTTCATGTCACTGTGGAAG AGCCCCCCCGCTGGACCAAGAAGCCACAGAGCGGCGTATACAGCAGGGGCAGCAGCGGAATCTTGCTGTGTGAGGCCGAGGGCGAGCCGAAGCCCACCATCACCTGGAAAGTGAATGGGGCCCCAATAGAAA AAAATCCATTTCCCAGCGATGTCGTCTCCTCTGGAGAGATCAGCTTCACTGACCTGCAGCCCAACCACACAGCTGTGTATCAGTGTGAGGCCACCAATGAACATGGCACACTCCTGGCCAGTGCCAACATCGACGTCCTGG ATGTCCTCCCGCTGATCGAGACTGAGGATGGTGAGATTTACCTTGCGGTGCTGGGGTCCAGTGTGCTCCTGCACTGCCAGTTTTTTGCTTCACCTGCAGCCATTGTGACTTG GCAGACTGCAGAGGAGGCAGCACCACTGGTGGGCTCAAGGTACCAAGTATATGACAATGGCAGCCTGCTCATCCGAGATGTGCGGGAAGATGATGCGGGTGCCTACTCCTGCTGGGTGGAGAATGCACAGGGCAAGACAGCCATCACGGCCAGCGTGGATGTCAGGA ATGCTACGAAGCTGAGGGTGTCACCACTGAACCCACGAGTACCCCGGACACATGTCCTTACCCTGCTCTGTGCCAGTCAGTGTGATGCCCACCTGAGGGACTCGCTGCAACTGTCCTGGACCAGAGATGGGGAGGCCCTTGGTGACAATGGCACAGATGATGGCAG GGTGCTCATTGACGGGGCCAACCTGACCATCACCAATGTGACTCTGGAGGATGAGGGTACCTACTCGTGCTGGGCTCACACTGCACTGGACAGCGCCTCAGATGCCACCCGGGTCACAGTCCTCG ATGTGCCCGACCCCCCTGGACATCTGCACTTGTCTGAGCGACAGAACAGGAGTGTCCGGCTGAGCTGGAAGGCAGGGGACGCCCACAATAGCCCCATCTCAG agTATATTGTAGAATTTGAAGGGAACCGAGAAGAGCCAGGCCGCTGGGTGGAGCTGACCCGGGTCCCAGGTGGGGACACTGAGGCACTGCTGTCCTTGGCTCCCTACGTGAAGTACCAGTTCAGGGTGATAGCCCTGAATGCAGTGGGTAGTAGTCGCCCAAGCCGGCCATCGGAACATCACCAGACACCGCCCGCAG CTCCTGACAAGAATCCACAGAACATCTATGTGCAGGCATCTCAGCCTAAAGAGCTGATCATCAGATGGGAG CCTCTGAAGCCCTTGGAGCAGAATGGTCCAGGACTGGAGTACAGAGTGGCCTGGAGGCCTCAGGGCGCCCCTGTGGAGTGGGAAGAGGAGACAGTCACCAACCACTCCCTACGTGTGATGACCTCAGCCGTCTATGCCCCATATGAGGTCCAGGTTCAGGCTATCAATCAGCTTGGTGCTGGTCCAGAGCCACAAGCCGTGACGCTCTACTCAGGAGAAGATT ATCCTGATGCAGCTCCAGTGATCCACAGAGTAGACGTGGTCAACAGCACATTGGCAAGAGTGGCTTGGTCATCCATCCCTAAAGAACATGTGCATGGACAGCTGAAAGGGTACCAG GTGAACTGGTGGAAAACCAAGAATCTACTAGATGGGAGTGTCCCCCCTCGAACAGTGAGTGTACTAAAGTTTGAGGGGCCACGGACACATGGCATGGTGCCTGCCTTGGAGGCCTTCAGCGAGTTCCACCTGACAGTCTTAGCCTATAACTCCAAGGGATCAGGCCCTGAGAGTGAACCCTATGTGTTCCATACCCCAGAAGGAG tACCTGAGAAGCCAGCCTTTCTTAAGGTCCTCAAGGTGGACAAAGACACAGTTTCACTCTCCTGGGGGCTCCCAAAGAAGCTGAATGGGAACCTCACTAGATATTTGCTGCAGTATCAGATAA TTAATGGTACTTCTGATGTTGGAGAGCTTCGGGAAGTCAACATCACAGTGCTGCCTATACTCCACTGGCGTCTCTCTGACCTCTATGCCGCCACCAAGTACAAGTTCTACCTGAGGGCATGCACAGCCAAAGGCTGTGGGAACCCCACCATGGAAGAGAGTGCTACATTGTCAGAGGGGG GTAAAAGTATCGGGAAGAGCTCAGAAGGCATAAATATTACTCAAAAGAGTCATCTAGGAGAGGCTTTTGAGCCTGGAGCTGAACACATAGTTCGCCTGTTGACTAAGAACTGGGTTGATAACAATAGCATTTTTGAAGATGTAATTGAGTCCAGAGGGAGAG AGTATGCTGGCCTGTATGAAGACATCTCGACGCAGGGCTGGTTCATTGGGCTGATGTGTGCTGTAGCCTTGCTCACACTTACCCTCCTCACCGTGTGCTTCGTGAAGAGGAACCGGGGTGGGAAATATTCAG TGAAGGAGAAGGAGGACCTGCACCCAGACCCAGAGGCACAGTCAGCCAAGGATGAGACCTTTGGGGAATATAG TGACAGTGATGAGAAGCCCCTGAAGGGAAGCACACGCTCACTATCTGCAGCCCTGCATGCAGCCGAGAGCTCTGACAGCCTGGCCGAGTATGGCGAaggtgcacagggcttattccaggaGGATGGCTCCTTCATAGGCGCCTACACTGGTGCCAAGGACAAGGGCTCGGTGGACAGCACAGCCAGTTCTTCAGCCACCTTCCCCCTTCGAGCCTGA
- the CHL1 gene encoding neural cell adhesion molecule L1-like protein isoform X4, with the protein MGTAWQKSEFILSVCVFLLRVCMATEIPLSVQQVPTITKQPKDQVAFPFDEYFQIECEAKGNPKPIFTWTRNGKPFNLSSEPRIILSNGSGTFRIPNEGHITHFQGRYRCFASNTLGVAMSEEIQFIVPNVPKFPKEQLEPLEVEEGDPIVLQCSPPSGLPPLHIYWMNIELEHIQQDERVYMSQQGDLYFANVEEQDSRNDYCCFAAFPRLRTIVQKMPMKLTVNSLKHANESSSSTEVGSWANSIKQRGPRLLLPPAPSGSMSFLTVLKGDPLVLECFAEGLPTPKVEWSKMGGDLPKGREMKENYGKTLKIEDISFRDKGTYRCTANNALGSATHDFHVTVEEPPRWTKKPQSGVYSRGSSGILLCEAEGEPKPTITWKVNGAPIEKNPFPSDVVSSGEISFTDLQPNHTAVYQCEATNEHGTLLASANIDVLDVLPLIETEDGEIYLAVLGSSVLLHCQFFASPAAIVTWQTAEEAAPLVGSRYQVYDNGSLLIRDVREDDAGAYSCWVENAQGKTAITASVDVRNATKLRVSPLNPRVPRTHVLTLLCASQCDAHLRDSLQLSWTRDGEALGDNGTDDGRVLIDGANLTITNVTLEDEGTYSCWAHTALDSASDATRVTVLDVPDPPGHLHLSERQNRSVRLSWKAGDAHNSPISEYIVEFEGNREEPGRWVELTRVPGGDTEALLSLAPYVKYQFRVIALNAVGSSRPSRPSEHHQTPPAAPDKNPQNIYVQASQPKELIIRWEPLKPLEQNGPGLEYRVAWRPQGAPVEWEEETVTNHSLRVMTSAVYAPYEVQVQAINQLGAGPEPQAVTLYSGEDYPDAAPVIHRVDVVNSTLARVAWSSIPKEHVHGQLKGYQVNWWKTKNLLDGSVPPRTVSVLKFEGPRTHGMVPALEAFSEFHLTVLAYNSKGSGPESEPYVFHTPEGVPEKPAFLKVLKVDKDTVSLSWGLPKKLNGNLTRYLLQYQIINGTSDVGELREVNITVLPILHWRLSDLYAATKYKFYLRACTAKGCGNPTMEESATLSEGGKSIGKSSEGINITQKSHLGEAFEPGAEHIVRLLTKNWVDNNSIFEDVIESRGREYAGLYEDISTQGWFIGLMCAVALLTLTLLTVCFVKRNRGGKYSGEGGPAPRPRGTVSQG; encoded by the exons CCAATGGCTCAGGGACTTTCAGGATCCCCAATGAAGGCCACATCACACACTTCCAGGGAAGATACCGCTGCTTTGCTTCTAACACACTGGGAGTCGCTATGTCAGAAGAGATACAATTTATTGTTCCAA ATGTTCCAAAGTTTCCCAAAGAGCAGCTGGAACCCCTGGAAGTTGAGGAGGGTGACCCAATTGTCCTTCAGTGTAGCCCTCCTAGTGGACTTCCACCCCTCCACATCTACTGGATGAACATTG AGCTGGAGCACATTCAACAAGACGAGAGAGTctacatgagtcagcagggggaCCTGTACTTTGCCAACGTGGAGGAGCAAGACAGCCGCAATGACTATTGCTGCTTTGCTGCTTTCCCCAGGCTCAGGACCATCGTGCAGAAAATGCCCATGAAGCTCACGGTCAACAGCT TAAAGCATGCTAATGAGTCCAGTTCTTCCACAGAAGTGGGTTCCTGGG CCAACTCCATCAAGCAGAGAGGACCCAGGCTGCTGCTGCCCCCTGCCCCGAGTGGCAGCATGTCCTTTCTCACTGTCCTTAAAGGGGATCCCCTGGTGCTGGAGTGCTTCGCTGAAGGCCT GCCAACCCCAAAAGTGGAATGGAGTAAAATGGGAGGTGATTTACCAAAGGGacgagaaatgaaagaaaattatggcAAGACATTGAAAATCGAGGACATCTCTTTCCGAGACAAAGGGACTTACCGATGCACAGCCAACAATGCCTTGGGTTCTGCTACACATGACTTTCATGTCACTGTGGAAG AGCCCCCCCGCTGGACCAAGAAGCCACAGAGCGGCGTATACAGCAGGGGCAGCAGCGGAATCTTGCTGTGTGAGGCCGAGGGCGAGCCGAAGCCCACCATCACCTGGAAAGTGAATGGGGCCCCAATAGAAA AAAATCCATTTCCCAGCGATGTCGTCTCCTCTGGAGAGATCAGCTTCACTGACCTGCAGCCCAACCACACAGCTGTGTATCAGTGTGAGGCCACCAATGAACATGGCACACTCCTGGCCAGTGCCAACATCGACGTCCTGG ATGTCCTCCCGCTGATCGAGACTGAGGATGGTGAGATTTACCTTGCGGTGCTGGGGTCCAGTGTGCTCCTGCACTGCCAGTTTTTTGCTTCACCTGCAGCCATTGTGACTTG GCAGACTGCAGAGGAGGCAGCACCACTGGTGGGCTCAAGGTACCAAGTATATGACAATGGCAGCCTGCTCATCCGAGATGTGCGGGAAGATGATGCGGGTGCCTACTCCTGCTGGGTGGAGAATGCACAGGGCAAGACAGCCATCACGGCCAGCGTGGATGTCAGGA ATGCTACGAAGCTGAGGGTGTCACCACTGAACCCACGAGTACCCCGGACACATGTCCTTACCCTGCTCTGTGCCAGTCAGTGTGATGCCCACCTGAGGGACTCGCTGCAACTGTCCTGGACCAGAGATGGGGAGGCCCTTGGTGACAATGGCACAGATGATGGCAG GGTGCTCATTGACGGGGCCAACCTGACCATCACCAATGTGACTCTGGAGGATGAGGGTACCTACTCGTGCTGGGCTCACACTGCACTGGACAGCGCCTCAGATGCCACCCGGGTCACAGTCCTCG ATGTGCCCGACCCCCCTGGACATCTGCACTTGTCTGAGCGACAGAACAGGAGTGTCCGGCTGAGCTGGAAGGCAGGGGACGCCCACAATAGCCCCATCTCAG agTATATTGTAGAATTTGAAGGGAACCGAGAAGAGCCAGGCCGCTGGGTGGAGCTGACCCGGGTCCCAGGTGGGGACACTGAGGCACTGCTGTCCTTGGCTCCCTACGTGAAGTACCAGTTCAGGGTGATAGCCCTGAATGCAGTGGGTAGTAGTCGCCCAAGCCGGCCATCGGAACATCACCAGACACCGCCCGCAG CTCCTGACAAGAATCCACAGAACATCTATGTGCAGGCATCTCAGCCTAAAGAGCTGATCATCAGATGGGAG CCTCTGAAGCCCTTGGAGCAGAATGGTCCAGGACTGGAGTACAGAGTGGCCTGGAGGCCTCAGGGCGCCCCTGTGGAGTGGGAAGAGGAGACAGTCACCAACCACTCCCTACGTGTGATGACCTCAGCCGTCTATGCCCCATATGAGGTCCAGGTTCAGGCTATCAATCAGCTTGGTGCTGGTCCAGAGCCACAAGCCGTGACGCTCTACTCAGGAGAAGATT ATCCTGATGCAGCTCCAGTGATCCACAGAGTAGACGTGGTCAACAGCACATTGGCAAGAGTGGCTTGGTCATCCATCCCTAAAGAACATGTGCATGGACAGCTGAAAGGGTACCAG GTGAACTGGTGGAAAACCAAGAATCTACTAGATGGGAGTGTCCCCCCTCGAACAGTGAGTGTACTAAAGTTTGAGGGGCCACGGACACATGGCATGGTGCCTGCCTTGGAGGCCTTCAGCGAGTTCCACCTGACAGTCTTAGCCTATAACTCCAAGGGATCAGGCCCTGAGAGTGAACCCTATGTGTTCCATACCCCAGAAGGAG tACCTGAGAAGCCAGCCTTTCTTAAGGTCCTCAAGGTGGACAAAGACACAGTTTCACTCTCCTGGGGGCTCCCAAAGAAGCTGAATGGGAACCTCACTAGATATTTGCTGCAGTATCAGATAA TTAATGGTACTTCTGATGTTGGAGAGCTTCGGGAAGTCAACATCACAGTGCTGCCTATACTCCACTGGCGTCTCTCTGACCTCTATGCCGCCACCAAGTACAAGTTCTACCTGAGGGCATGCACAGCCAAAGGCTGTGGGAACCCCACCATGGAAGAGAGTGCTACATTGTCAGAGGGGG GTAAAAGTATCGGGAAGAGCTCAGAAGGCATAAATATTACTCAAAAGAGTCATCTAGGAGAGGCTTTTGAGCCTGGAGCTGAACACATAGTTCGCCTGTTGACTAAGAACTGGGTTGATAACAATAGCATTTTTGAAGATGTAATTGAGTCCAGAGGGAGAG AGTATGCTGGCCTGTATGAAGACATCTCGACGCAGGGCTGGTTCATTGGGCTGATGTGTGCTGTAGCCTTGCTCACACTTACCCTCCTCACCGTGTGCTTCGTGAAGAGGAACCGGGGTGGGAAATATTCAG GAGAAGGAGGACCTGCACCCAGACCCAGAGGCACAGTCAGCCAAGGATGA